The Pseudomonas sp. DG56-2 genome contains a region encoding:
- the gvpU gene encoding gas vesicle accessory protein GvpU, whose translation MESEVQKDEGLTIEQYAKAKGELEKTWRGRGIDWFLQDLARWANDMSLTFGITLHTPAGIVSGTVISHETYFKEFANQFAGPWAGESEDLVRKMITSLGEPIPANDKPDSNFQFIHLKEAQFYAPGQNPMPAKGVLWRGKISSVSSFNLGCFSPA comes from the coding sequence ATGGAAAGTGAAGTTCAAAAGGATGAAGGCCTTACTATCGAGCAGTATGCAAAAGCCAAAGGTGAGCTTGAGAAAACTTGGCGAGGTAGAGGAATCGATTGGTTTCTACAAGATCTGGCGCGCTGGGCAAACGATATGAGTCTCACGTTTGGCATAACCCTTCATACGCCTGCCGGGATTGTCTCTGGTACTGTGATCTCCCATGAAACATATTTCAAAGAGTTCGCTAACCAATTTGCAGGCCCTTGGGCTGGGGAGAGTGAAGACTTGGTCCGAAAAATGATCACATCCCTCGGCGAGCCAATCCCAGCTAATGATAAGCCTGACTCAAACTTCCAGTTCATTCATCTGAAAGAGGCTCAGTTCTATGCGCCCGGTCAGAATCCAATGCCAGCGAAGGGCGTACTCTGGAGAGGAAAGATTTCCTCGGTGAGTAGCTTCAATCTGGGGTGCTTTTCTCCCGCTTGA
- a CDS encoding YqaJ viral recombinase family protein, whose amino-acid sequence MKVHNVIQGSVEWHALRSSYFTASEAPAMMGASKYQTRNDLLAMKKTGIVPDVTPQQQAIFDRGHATEELARPLVEDMIGEELYPIVGTSGNLLASMDGATMMGDTLFEHKLWNEKVVAQIRAGDLEAHYYWQLEQQLLVSGAERVIFVCSDGTQEKFAHLEYQPVAGRREQLVAGWAQFEEDLGNFEVKEAKVEVIGAAPDQLPALRIDVTGMVTASNLDAFKSHALAVIGSINTELSTDKDFADADATVKWCGEVEDKLKAAKEHALSQTESIDVLFKAIDDITAETRRKRLELENLVKARKESIRTDIVMDAAKALKAHIDQIDGTLGGRIRMPRVAADFAGAIKGKKSVSSLQEAADAELARAKIEASRIADGIRVNQATMNDLAKDHKFLFHDFQELVLKANDDLVPLIKVRIDEHEKEQAELKRQQDEKAEQQRQQEELRKQQAAEQVAQQSAQEPVQEKPVTQQAVDPAPTATPITSAAPAVQQSTDDGQRIKLGDIVARLGFALTADFLHTLGFLPAEVKAGAKLYRASDFPLICAALIQHIQAVQAERAAA is encoded by the coding sequence ATGAAAGTTCACAACGTTATCCAGGGTTCTGTGGAATGGCACGCCCTTCGCTCCAGCTACTTCACCGCTTCGGAGGCGCCCGCGATGATGGGCGCTTCGAAGTACCAAACCCGCAACGACCTGCTGGCCATGAAGAAGACCGGAATCGTTCCGGACGTCACGCCACAGCAGCAGGCCATCTTCGACCGTGGCCACGCTACCGAAGAGTTGGCCCGGCCCCTGGTCGAGGACATGATCGGTGAAGAGCTCTACCCAATCGTCGGTACCAGCGGCAACCTGCTGGCCTCGATGGACGGGGCCACGATGATGGGCGACACCCTGTTCGAGCACAAACTGTGGAACGAGAAGGTGGTTGCACAGATCCGCGCTGGCGATCTGGAGGCCCATTATTACTGGCAGCTTGAACAGCAGCTGCTTGTCAGCGGCGCCGAACGGGTCATCTTCGTGTGCTCCGATGGCACGCAGGAGAAGTTCGCTCACCTGGAATACCAGCCTGTGGCAGGTCGGCGTGAACAACTTGTAGCTGGCTGGGCCCAGTTCGAGGAAGACCTCGGCAACTTCGAAGTAAAGGAAGCCAAGGTCGAGGTTATCGGCGCTGCCCCTGATCAACTGCCGGCGCTGCGCATCGACGTAACAGGCATGGTCACCGCCAGTAACCTGGACGCCTTCAAGTCCCATGCTTTGGCTGTGATCGGCAGCATCAACACCGAGCTGTCCACTGACAAGGACTTTGCGGACGCTGATGCCACCGTTAAATGGTGCGGCGAAGTGGAAGACAAGCTCAAGGCAGCCAAGGAGCACGCCTTGAGCCAAACCGAGAGCATCGACGTGCTGTTCAAGGCGATCGATGACATCACAGCGGAAACCCGGCGCAAGCGTCTTGAGCTGGAAAATCTGGTTAAGGCACGCAAGGAAAGCATCCGTACCGATATCGTCATGGATGCGGCCAAGGCCTTGAAGGCGCACATCGACCAAATCGACGGCACCCTGGGTGGTCGCATCCGCATGCCGCGCGTTGCTGCTGACTTCGCTGGCGCAATCAAGGGCAAGAAGTCGGTTTCCAGCCTTCAGGAAGCAGCCGACGCCGAACTGGCCCGGGCGAAGATCGAGGCCAGCCGGATAGCCGACGGCATCCGCGTCAACCAGGCGACCATGAACGATCTGGCGAAGGACCATAAATTCCTGTTCCACGACTTCCAAGAGCTGGTGCTCAAGGCCAATGACGACCTGGTCCCGCTGATCAAGGTTCGAATCGACGAGCATGAAAAGGAACAGGCCGAGCTCAAGCGTCAGCAAGATGAGAAAGCGGAACAGCAACGCCAACAGGAAGAACTGCGGAAGCAACAGGCAGCAGAGCAAGTCGCGCAGCAGTCTGCTCAAGAGCCAGTGCAGGAAAAACCGGTGACGCAACAGGCCGTCGACCCTGCCCCAACTGCCACGCCGATCACCAGCGCAGCGCCAGCAGTCCAGCAATCAACCGACGACGGCCAGCGCATCAAGCTGGGCGATATCGTTGCCCGCTTGGGCTTCGCGCTTACTGCTGACTTCCTTCACACGCTTGGCTTCCTGCCAGCCGAGGTGAAGGCCGGCGCCAAGCTGTACCGCGCCAGCGACTTCCCACTCATCTGTGCCGCCCTTATCCAGCACATCCAGGCAGTTCAGGCAGAGCGAGCCGCTGCCTGA
- a CDS encoding holin codes for MPTNAPEGIVEAVGASVANKGMLVGATTGVAGWLTQVNWIGVAGVVIAALGFLVNTWFRWRQEQRDIALRQSQEMREAAESAARISYYLERREVERP; via the coding sequence ATGCCCACAAACGCACCGGAAGGCATCGTTGAAGCAGTCGGCGCCTCCGTGGCGAACAAGGGCATGCTCGTCGGTGCGACAACTGGGGTGGCCGGATGGCTGACCCAGGTCAATTGGATCGGCGTTGCCGGCGTCGTGATAGCGGCGCTGGGCTTCCTGGTGAACACATGGTTCCGCTGGCGGCAGGAACAGCGTGACATTGCCCTGCGCCAGTCGCAGGAGATGCGCGAGGCTGCTGAGAGCGCTGCCCGTATCTCGTACTACCTTGAGCGGCGCGAAGTTGAACGTCCGTAA
- a CDS encoding RusA family crossover junction endodeoxyribonuclease — MSDLSPVSFRVPGEPQGKGRPRIGKVGQHSRMFTPQKTVAYEGVVALAAQTVMQGRELLQGAVMVEMRIIVSIPQSMSKKRKAMALAGDIFPIKKPDVDNVEKAIFDAINGVVWKDDVQVVDVFKRKRYGETPGVHVRIVQLQEAA, encoded by the coding sequence ATGAGTGACCTGAGTCCGGTGAGTTTCCGCGTTCCTGGTGAACCGCAAGGCAAGGGTCGCCCGCGTATAGGCAAGGTTGGGCAGCACTCCCGCATGTTCACGCCACAGAAGACCGTTGCCTACGAAGGCGTTGTAGCGCTGGCCGCTCAAACTGTCATGCAGGGCCGCGAGCTGCTGCAGGGCGCTGTCATGGTCGAAATGCGGATCATCGTAAGCATCCCTCAATCCATGTCGAAAAAGCGGAAAGCCATGGCCCTGGCAGGCGACATCTTCCCGATTAAGAAGCCCGATGTGGATAACGTCGAGAAGGCGATCTTCGACGCAATCAATGGCGTTGTCTGGAAAGACGATGTGCAGGTAGTGGACGTGTTCAAGCGCAAGCGCTACGGCGAAACCCCAGGCGTGCATGTGCGGATTGTCCAGCTGCAGGAGGCCGCGTGA
- a CDS encoding HNH endonuclease codes for MAALLDYEPATGVLTWKSPPPTHPKLLNLPAGSTTTGYVLVKIDGRKYKGHHLAWLLMHGEWPEKEIDHRNGQPMDNRIDNLRLATPAQNQANKARRTGKQFAKGVRLLPSGKFNARIKVKGVLLSLGAFPTELEASDAYMTAARHHYGEFARKD; via the coding sequence GTGGCAGCACTTCTGGATTATGAGCCTGCCACCGGCGTTTTGACCTGGAAATCGCCTCCGCCAACCCATCCAAAGCTTCTCAATCTGCCAGCGGGATCGACCACCACGGGTTATGTGCTGGTGAAGATTGATGGTCGGAAGTACAAGGGCCACCACCTTGCATGGCTGCTTATGCATGGTGAGTGGCCAGAGAAAGAGATCGACCACCGCAACGGGCAGCCAATGGATAACCGCATCGACAACCTGCGGCTTGCCACCCCAGCACAGAACCAAGCCAACAAGGCAAGGCGCACAGGCAAGCAATTTGCCAAGGGTGTGCGCCTGCTTCCAAGCGGAAAATTCAATGCGCGGATCAAGGTGAAGGGAGTGCTTCTTAGCTTGGGCGCTTTCCCTACCGAGCTAGAAGCATCGGATGCCTACATGACCGCCGCACGTCATCACTACGGTGAATTTGCGAGGAAAGACTGA
- a CDS encoding CII family transcriptional regulator, with translation MAVLMQRLASVGNGPVALAVGCDEATISRMKPEKFQQFAEILSVLDLKIVPMEMRCFNQRDIEAILHQAKRWMEHVQHVDQLDEE, from the coding sequence ATGGCCGTTCTCATGCAGCGGCTTGCATCGGTCGGCAATGGCCCGGTTGCGCTTGCAGTCGGTTGCGATGAGGCAACCATCAGCCGCATGAAGCCTGAGAAGTTCCAGCAGTTCGCCGAGATATTGTCAGTGTTGGACTTGAAAATTGTTCCGATGGAGATGCGCTGCTTCAACCAGCGCGACATCGAGGCGATCCTTCATCAGGCCAAGCGCTGGATGGAGCATGTGCAGCACGTCGACCAGCTGGACGAGGAATAG
- a CDS encoding S24 family peptidase: MNRPERIARAIQASGKSKSEIAKLCDVAPSAVTQWINGESKTLKAESVFALAKATGYRAEWLTFGTGPEREDAQTTGEPDEEDYAVIPQYTAKGSSGNGYLNDHVEITGGLAFKRDWLKRMSLNAENLRVIYNQGDSNWPTLSDGEVLLVDVSRRDPGNGNMYALYDPDSEIIIKRLIRDLTGGWLIRSDNQDKMRYPDMPISDQGMQDVEIIGRVVWRGGGI; the protein is encoded by the coding sequence ATGAATAGACCAGAACGAATTGCCCGCGCCATACAGGCCAGCGGGAAGTCAAAAAGCGAAATCGCCAAGCTATGCGATGTCGCTCCATCGGCTGTGACACAGTGGATTAATGGCGAGAGCAAGACGCTGAAGGCCGAAAGCGTTTTCGCCCTGGCGAAGGCAACGGGTTACCGGGCCGAGTGGTTGACCTTTGGCACTGGGCCTGAGCGAGAAGATGCCCAGACGACTGGCGAACCTGACGAAGAGGACTACGCAGTGATTCCCCAATACACTGCCAAGGGCTCATCCGGTAATGGATACCTCAATGACCATGTAGAGATCACTGGCGGCCTGGCCTTCAAACGCGACTGGCTCAAGCGCATGTCGCTGAATGCCGAAAACCTACGAGTCATCTACAACCAGGGCGACAGCAATTGGCCGACACTGAGCGACGGCGAGGTGCTGCTTGTCGATGTGTCCCGGCGCGACCCAGGCAACGGAAACATGTACGCCCTGTACGATCCAGACAGCGAGATCATCATCAAGCGCCTGATCCGCGACCTCACTGGCGGATGGCTGATACGCTCGGACAACCAGGACAAGATGCGTTACCCGGATATGCCGATCAGCGACCAGGGCATGCAGGATGTGGAAATCATAGGTCGCGTAGTTTGGCGCGGCGGCGGAATCTAA
- a CDS encoding glycoside hydrolase family protein produces the protein MNVRKRIAAGLLTLSASGFLAWQANEGFTDTAVIPTKGDIPTIGHGSTRWEDGTPVKMGDTITRQRAEVLARTLNSQAEKQFAASLPGVKLHQEEFDLYMDFVGQYGIGTWRAGSPRRDLLAGNYAQACNDLLKYKFAAGYDCSTPGNKRCWGVWQRQLNRHAKCMGAQ, from the coding sequence TTGAACGTCCGTAAGCGCATCGCTGCGGGCCTGCTGACCCTCAGCGCCTCGGGCTTCCTCGCATGGCAGGCCAACGAAGGGTTCACCGACACGGCCGTCATCCCCACCAAGGGCGACATTCCAACCATCGGCCACGGCTCCACCAGGTGGGAAGACGGCACGCCCGTGAAGATGGGTGACACCATCACCCGCCAGCGCGCAGAGGTGCTGGCCCGCACCCTGAACAGCCAGGCCGAGAAACAGTTCGCCGCCAGCCTGCCGGGCGTGAAGCTGCACCAGGAAGAGTTCGATCTGTACATGGACTTCGTTGGCCAGTACGGGATTGGCACCTGGCGCGCGGGCTCGCCTCGCCGCGATCTGCTGGCCGGCAACTACGCCCAGGCCTGCAACGACTTGCTCAAGTACAAGTTCGCCGCCGGCTACGACTGCTCGACCCCGGGCAACAAGCGCTGCTGGGGCGTCTGGCAACGCCAGCTCAATCGCCACGCCAAGTGCATGGGCGCGCAATGA
- a CDS encoding DnaT-like ssDNA-binding domain-containing protein, with amino-acid sequence MPAFQINVDEIEALRGLPHMARMIYVFGLRPFMDYSTGLVGVKRGVSWKSIAEELYIEPHQGIKGGDPSEKELRRAAVWLEKAGLIGPNQAERRLVFPLLLATRDKSAPNKVGIKWADEAGRPETPSNPNESGAFDQVDPSKAGGYETPKVGTPPLSVKSTSTGNARGAFAMPLTDWEPELKTFKAFAFANSVSANALTPEILAAFRTYWHVRPEREQTQAQWEQQLVSHLKHHIRQAQAGGYTHGSSKANANSKRTRGHGPDGQSGGYQRQDRSAPGRVRAAIAERQQREQAASAAAGQAVVEDVGDVRPPLDVEFRRIS; translated from the coding sequence GTGCCTGCCTTCCAGATCAATGTTGACGAGATAGAGGCCCTGCGCGGCCTGCCGCACATGGCGCGGATGATCTACGTCTTCGGCTTGCGTCCGTTCATGGACTACAGCACCGGCCTGGTTGGCGTGAAACGTGGTGTATCATGGAAGTCCATCGCCGAAGAGCTGTACATCGAGCCACACCAGGGCATCAAAGGCGGCGATCCCTCCGAAAAAGAACTCAGACGCGCTGCCGTATGGCTTGAAAAAGCCGGCCTGATAGGCCCAAACCAAGCCGAAAGGCGCCTCGTTTTCCCCCTGCTTCTGGCGACACGGGATAAGTCCGCCCCAAATAAAGTGGGCATCAAGTGGGCAGATGAAGCGGGCAGACCTGAAACACCATCAAACCCTAATGAATCCGGGGCTTTCGACCAAGTAGACCCATCCAAAGCCGGAGGGTATGAAACGCCGAAAGTGGGCACACCTCCGTTATCCGTTAAAAGCACTAGTACTGGTAACGCGCGCGGGGCTTTCGCCATGCCGCTGACCGACTGGGAGCCAGAGCTCAAAACCTTCAAGGCCTTCGCCTTCGCCAACTCCGTTTCAGCCAATGCGCTGACGCCGGAGATATTGGCCGCTTTCCGCACCTACTGGCACGTCCGCCCAGAACGCGAGCAGACCCAGGCCCAGTGGGAGCAACAACTCGTCAGCCACCTGAAACACCACATACGCCAGGCCCAGGCCGGGGGGTACACCCATGGATCTTCCAAAGCAAACGCCAATTCGAAACGCACCAGGGGTCACGGACCTGATGGGCAAAGCGGTGGATACCAGCGCCAAGATCGTTCAGCACCCGGCCGCGTCCGCGCAGCAATCGCCGAGCGACAACAACGAGAACAAGCTGCCTCAGCCGCTGCTGGACAAGCTGTGGTTGAAGATGTCGGAGATGTACGGCCACCGCTGGACGTCGAGTTTCGGCGAATCAGCTGA
- a CDS encoding Cro/CI family transcriptional regulator, which yields MNIDDAVKYFGSKTKLAEALGIRPSAVTQWGSDIPAIRQFQIQVISKNKLKADQKVA from the coding sequence ATGAACATCGACGATGCCGTTAAGTATTTCGGCTCCAAGACAAAGCTTGCCGAGGCCTTGGGAATCCGCCCGAGCGCCGTCACTCAATGGGGTTCAGACATCCCAGCAATCCGCCAATTTCAGATCCAGGTCATCAGCAAGAACAAGCTGAAGGCTGATCAGAAGGTGGCTTGA
- a CDS encoding terminase large subunit domain-containing protein, with amino-acid sequence MNAVSPSSPATRAEKHELLALLEERKRRNAQRQYLLQFESLYEWQLKFVRATAEFSSCMLMAANRVGKTRTGLTIDAVHLLGDYPDDWEGHRFEGAPLCWLLGFSMEKTRDLLQTPLFGRLQVGQWTGGLIPADRIVDWRSATGTSGAMREVRVRHASGDIATVQFWSYSQGQHAIMGDSVDWYHIDEEPEDKEIYPQVITRTATGDRGRGGRGILTFTPENGRTELVVKFMDDPGEGQYMQRATWDDAPHLSEKTRRELLAAYPAWQRDMRTRGEPLLGTGLIFDFSDDDIKCAPFPCPDHFWVINGTDFGWDHPQAHVQLWIDMEADVIYVAHAWKQSRVTPVTAWGSVKSWAQHVPTAWPSDGLQSEKSSGDEQKKAYVDAGWNMLPEHATWPEGGVGVEAGLVQMYERMTTGRWKVFSHLSGFFEEKMNYHRDEKGRIVKLQDDILSAARYAYMMRRFARQRFQCKPIMHGTHQSHYDPFN; translated from the coding sequence TTGAACGCCGTATCGCCAAGCTCTCCGGCAACCAGGGCTGAAAAGCATGAGCTGCTTGCGCTGCTGGAGGAGCGAAAGCGGCGTAACGCGCAGCGCCAGTACTTGCTGCAGTTCGAATCGCTCTACGAATGGCAGCTTAAGTTCGTCAGGGCAACCGCGGAGTTCTCTTCGTGCATGCTCATGGCGGCAAACCGGGTGGGCAAGACCCGCACCGGCCTGACGATCGACGCTGTGCACCTGCTGGGCGACTATCCGGATGATTGGGAGGGCCACCGCTTCGAGGGCGCGCCGCTGTGCTGGCTGCTGGGTTTCTCGATGGAGAAGACCCGCGACCTGCTCCAGACGCCTCTATTTGGTCGTCTCCAGGTAGGGCAGTGGACAGGCGGCCTGATCCCGGCCGACCGCATTGTCGATTGGCGATCTGCCACCGGCACCAGCGGTGCGATGCGCGAAGTCCGCGTGCGGCACGCCTCGGGCGACATAGCCACTGTGCAGTTCTGGTCCTACAGCCAGGGTCAGCACGCAATCATGGGTGACAGCGTCGACTGGTACCACATCGACGAAGAGCCCGAAGACAAAGAGATCTACCCGCAGGTCATCACCCGGACAGCCACAGGCGACCGAGGACGAGGCGGGCGGGGGATCCTGACCTTCACCCCAGAGAACGGGCGAACCGAACTGGTCGTCAAGTTCATGGATGATCCGGGCGAAGGCCAGTACATGCAGCGCGCCACCTGGGATGACGCACCGCACCTTTCCGAAAAGACGCGTCGCGAGCTACTTGCCGCATACCCGGCCTGGCAGCGCGACATGCGTACGCGAGGCGAACCATTGCTCGGTACCGGCCTGATCTTCGATTTCAGCGACGACGACATCAAGTGCGCGCCGTTCCCATGCCCCGATCACTTCTGGGTCATCAACGGCACGGACTTCGGTTGGGATCACCCGCAGGCGCACGTACAGCTGTGGATCGACATGGAGGCGGACGTTATCTACGTCGCCCATGCCTGGAAGCAGTCGAGGGTCACCCCGGTCACCGCCTGGGGATCGGTCAAGTCCTGGGCGCAGCACGTGCCCACCGCCTGGCCAAGTGACGGCCTGCAGTCCGAGAAGTCTTCGGGCGACGAGCAGAAGAAGGCCTACGTCGATGCGGGCTGGAACATGTTGCCGGAGCACGCCACATGGCCTGAGGGCGGCGTAGGCGTGGAAGCTGGCCTGGTCCAGATGTACGAGCGCATGACCACCGGCCGCTGGAAGGTGTTCAGCCATCTCAGCGGCTTCTTCGAAGAGAAGATGAACTACCACCGCGATGAGAAGGGCCGGATCGTCAAGCTTCAGGACGACATCCTGTCAGCTGCTCGATACGCCTACATGATGCGGCGCTTTGCGCGTCAGCGGTTCCAGTGCAAGCCAATAATGCACGGAACCCACCAATCCCATTACGACCCATTCAACTGA
- a CDS encoding lysis system i-spanin subunit Rz codes for MTNYLIAGLLACGVVMYAGWQKIERQTTQLEQAIGKIETLEAASESRRNTIKLLAELDTQHTQERERANQTNASLRADVAAGKRRLSILATSCAAGSSAPGLDHAEARAELDPAAAERIVVIANDGDDAIRQLNALQDYVRTACPGAVQ; via the coding sequence ATGACCAACTATCTGATTGCAGGCCTGCTGGCTTGCGGCGTCGTCATGTACGCCGGCTGGCAAAAAATCGAGCGTCAGACAACTCAGCTCGAGCAGGCCATCGGCAAGATCGAAACCCTTGAGGCCGCCTCCGAGTCCCGCCGCAACACCATCAAGCTGCTGGCCGAACTTGACACCCAGCACACCCAGGAGCGCGAACGTGCGAACCAGACCAATGCCAGCCTTCGTGCTGATGTCGCTGCTGGCAAGCGCCGGCTGTCAATTCTCGCCACCAGCTGTGCCGCAGGATCTTCCGCCCCCGGCCTGGATCATGCAGAAGCGCGAGCCGAACTTGACCCAGCGGCTGCTGAACGAATTGTCGTCATCGCCAACGACGGTGACGACGCCATCCGCCAACTGAACGCCCTGCAGGACTACGTCCGCACGGCCTGCCCTGGAGCAGTGCAATGA
- a CDS encoding terminase small subunit, with protein MALTAKQQRFVVEYLVDLNATQAAIRAGYAAARAREQAYQLMKKSEIQESINKAMDERSKRLQVDADYVLQRLTEIDQLDLADIFDLDGKLLPVRQWPLIWRQMVKEVDMKTGKVKFHDKLRALELIGKHVNVNAFREQVNHTGDINFTDMTDEELERRIAKLSGNQG; from the coding sequence ATGGCCCTAACCGCCAAGCAGCAGCGCTTCGTCGTCGAGTACCTGGTCGACCTGAACGCAACGCAAGCGGCTATCAGGGCCGGATATGCAGCAGCAAGGGCCAGGGAGCAGGCCTACCAGCTCATGAAGAAGTCTGAGATCCAGGAATCGATCAACAAGGCTATGGACGAGCGCAGCAAGCGCCTGCAGGTCGATGCCGATTACGTACTCCAGCGGCTCACCGAGATTGACCAGCTCGACCTGGCTGACATCTTCGACCTAGACGGCAAACTGTTGCCTGTCCGGCAGTGGCCCCTGATCTGGCGCCAGATGGTCAAGGAAGTGGACATGAAGACCGGCAAGGTCAAGTTCCACGACAAGTTGCGTGCGCTTGAGCTGATCGGTAAGCACGTCAACGTCAATGCGTTCCGGGAGCAGGTGAACCACACCGGGGACATCAACTTCACGGACATGACGGACGAAGAACTTGAACGCCGTATCGCCAAGCTCTCCGGCAACCAGGGCTGA